From one Notolabrus celidotus isolate fNotCel1 chromosome 2, fNotCel1.pri, whole genome shotgun sequence genomic stretch:
- the dnm3a gene encoding dynamin 3a isoform X1, with product MGNPGMEDLIPLVNQLQDALSHVGHTCSLHLPQIAVVGGQSAGKSSVLENFVGRDFLPRGSGVVTRRPLILQLLSADAEYGEFLHCKGKQFTDFDEIRQEIEAETRRLTGSNKGISPVPINLRIYSPHVLNLTLVDLPGITKVPVGDQPSDIEYQIRDMIMQFICKENCLILAVTPANMDLANSDALKLAKDVDPQGLRTIGVITKLDLMDAGTDARQILENRLLPLRRGYIGVVNRSQKDIDGKKDVGAALLAEHKFFLTHPAYRHMADRMGTPYLQRVLNQQLTNHIRETLPAVRGHLQEQLLALNREAEEYQHFSPDDPARRTKTLLQLVQRLSVDFEKLIEGTGDEVDTVNLSAGAKINRIFHERFPYELVKMESDEKKLRREINYAIRNIHGVRTGLFTPNMAFEAIVKKQILRLKGPCFKFVDMVGQELTNSVYQCINKLSSFPKLRDETEKIVTTEIREQESKCRDQVLLLIDIQLAYVNTKHEDFIGFTNAQRTNNHNNQKNVTGTAGNQGVTPLSSLIVIRKGWLTINNLGIMKGGAKEYWFILTAETLSWYKDDEEKEKKYMLPLDNLKLRDVEKSFMSSKFLFSLFNTELRNVYKDYRSLDLACSSQDELDGWKASLLQAGVYPERVAVDSEGNGSPEILSDPQLERQVETIRSLVESYMSIIYKTIKDLMPKTIMHLMINSVKEFISSELLAQLYALGEGGALMDESAEQQQHRQEVLSKHAALKEALSVIGQISTSTCTTPLPPPVDSSWIQPSSVTPKKSAASNRPVGRGQAPSAPRLPPHSGPTAPPSMSGLQQPTSQPHRPPPSVPRRNPPAIPNGK from the exons AGTACGGGGAGTTCCTGCACTGTAAGGGGAAGCAGTTCACAGACTTTGATGAGATCCGTCAGGAGATCGAGGCTGAGACTCGCAGACTGACCGGGTCCAACAAAGGGATCTCACCTGTCCCCATCAACTTGCGCATTTACTCCCCTCACG tgctGAACCTGACTCTGGTGGACCTGCCCGGCATCACAAAGGTCCCTGTGGGTGACCAGCCGTCTGACATCGAGTATCAGATCAGGGACATGATCATGCAGTTCATCTGTAAGGAGAACTGTCTCATCCTGGCTGTGACTCCAGCAAACATGGACCTCGCAAACTCTGACGCCCTCAAACTGGCCAAAGACGTGGACCCTCAGG GTCTGCGCACCATCGGAGTGATCACTAAGCTGGACCTGATGGATGCAGGGACGGACGCTCGGCAGATCCTGGAGAACAGGCTGCTTCCCCTGcgcagag gtTACATCGGCGTGGTGAACCGCAGTCAGAAGGACATCGACGGGAAGAAAGACGTGGGCGCCGCTCTGCTGGCTGAGCACAAGTTCTTCCTGACGCACCCTGCCTACAGACACATGGCCGACCGCATGGGCACACCATACCTCCAGAGAGTGCTGAACCag CAACTGACGAATCACATCAGAGAGACTCTGCCGGCCGTCCGCGGTCATCTTCAGGAGCAGCTGCTCGCCCTGAACCGAGAGGCCGAGGAGTACCAACACTTCAGTCCAGACGACCCGGCACGCAGGACCAAGACCCTGCTCCA GTTGGTTCAGCGTCTCTCTGTGGACTTTGAGAAGCTGATCGAGGGGACAGGAGATGAAGTGGACACGGTTAATCTGTCAGCGGGAGCGAAAATCAACCGGATCTTCCACGAACGCTTCCCCTATGAACTGgtcaag ATGGAGTCGGACGAGAAGAAGCTGCGGAGAGAGATTAACTACGCCATCAGAAACATCCACGGTGTCAG gacgGGTCTGTTCACTCCTAACATGGCGTTTGAAGCCATCGTGAAGAAGCAGATATTGAGACTGAAGGGGCCGTGCTTTAAGTTCGTTGACATGGTCGGTCAGGAGCTCACCAATTCAGTGTATCAGTGTATCAACAAG ctcagctCGTTTCCCAAACTGCGGGATGAGACGGAGAAGATCGTGACCACAGAGATACGAGAGCAGGAGAGTAAATGCAGAGACCAG GTGCTGCTGCTCATCGACATCCAGCTGGCCTACGTTAACACTAAACATGAAGACTTCATCGGCTTCACTAA cgCTCAGAGGACAAATAACCACAACAACCAGAAGAATGTCACTGGGACTGCAGGAAACCAG ggcgTGACTCCTCTCTCCAGCCTCATA GTGATAAGAAAAGGTTGGCTGACCATCAATAACCTCGGCATCATGAAGGGCGGAGCCAAAGAGTACTGGTTCATCCTGACAGCAGAGACTCTGTCCTGGTACAAAGACGACGAG gagaaggagaagaagtacATGCTCCCTCTGGACAACCTGAAGCTCAGAGACGTGGAGAAGAGCTTCATGTCCAGCAagttcctcttctccctcttcaaCACAGAGctaag GAACGTGTATAAGGACTATAGGAGTCTGGATCTGGCCTGCAGCTCTCAGGACGAGCTGGACGGCTGGAAGGCGTCTCTGCTGCAGGCCGGAGTTTACCCCGAGAGAGTCGCT GTGGACTCGGAGGGTAACGGATCTCCTGAGATCCTCTCAGACCCTCAGCTGGAGCGTCAGGTGGAGACAATCCGCAGCCTGGTGGAGTCCTACATGAGCATCATCTATAAGACCATCAAAGACCTGATGCCGAAGACCATCATGCACCTGATGATCAACagt GTGAAGGAGTTCATCAGCTCGGAGCTCCTGGCTCAGCTGTACGCTCTGGGAGAAGGAGGCGCTCTGATGGATGagtcagcagagcagcagcagcaccgccAGGAGGTGCTCAGCAAGCACGCCGCCCTGAAGGAGGCGCTGTCTGTCATCGGACAGatctccacctccacctgcacCACCCCTCTGCCTCCACCTGTGGACTCCTCCTGGATCCAGCCctccag tgtCACTCCTAAGAAGTCAGCAGCCAGCAACAGACCTGTGGGTCGAGGTCAGGCTCCGTCTGCACCCCGCCTGCCCCCACACAGTGGACCCACTGCTCCCCCTAGCATGAGCGGCCTTCAGCAGCCCACCAGCCAACCACACCGCCCCCCACCCAGCGTGCCAAG GAGGAATCCACCGGCCATCCCAAACGGGAAATAA
- the dnm3a gene encoding dynamin 3a isoform X2, whose protein sequence is MGNPGMEDLIPLVNQLQDALSHVGHTCSLHLPQIAVVGGQSAGKSSVLENFVGRDFLPRGSGVVTRRPLILQLLSADAEYGEFLHCKGKQFTDFDEIRQEIEAETRRLTGSNKGISPVPINLRIYSPHVLNLTLVDLPGITKVPVGDQPSDIEYQIRDMIMQFICKENCLILAVTPANMDLANSDALKLAKDVDPQGLRTIGVITKLDLMDAGTDARQILENRLLPLRRGYIGVVNRSQKDIDGKKDVGAALLAEHKFFLTHPAYRHMADRMGTPYLQRVLNQQLTNHIRETLPAVRGHLQEQLLALNREAEEYQHFSPDDPARRTKTLLQLVQRLSVDFEKLIEGTGDEVDTVNLSAGAKINRIFHERFPYELVKMESDEKKLRREINYAIRNIHGVRTGLFTPNMAFEAIVKKQILRLKGPCFKFVDMVGQELTNSVYQCINKLSSFPKLRDETEKIVTTEIREQESKCRDQVLLLIDIQLAYVNTKHEDFIGFTNAQRTNNHNNQKNVTGTAGNQVIRKGWLTINNLGIMKGGAKEYWFILTAETLSWYKDDEEKEKKYMLPLDNLKLRDVEKSFMSSKFLFSLFNTELRNVYKDYRSLDLACSSQDELDGWKASLLQAGVYPERVAVDSEGNGSPEILSDPQLERQVETIRSLVESYMSIIYKTIKDLMPKTIMHLMINSVKEFISSELLAQLYALGEGGALMDESAEQQQHRQEVLSKHAALKEALSVIGQISTSTCTTPLPPPVDSSWIQPSSVTPKKSAASNRPVGRGQAPSAPRLPPHSGPTAPPSMSGLQQPTSQPHRPPPSVPRRNPPAIPNGK, encoded by the exons AGTACGGGGAGTTCCTGCACTGTAAGGGGAAGCAGTTCACAGACTTTGATGAGATCCGTCAGGAGATCGAGGCTGAGACTCGCAGACTGACCGGGTCCAACAAAGGGATCTCACCTGTCCCCATCAACTTGCGCATTTACTCCCCTCACG tgctGAACCTGACTCTGGTGGACCTGCCCGGCATCACAAAGGTCCCTGTGGGTGACCAGCCGTCTGACATCGAGTATCAGATCAGGGACATGATCATGCAGTTCATCTGTAAGGAGAACTGTCTCATCCTGGCTGTGACTCCAGCAAACATGGACCTCGCAAACTCTGACGCCCTCAAACTGGCCAAAGACGTGGACCCTCAGG GTCTGCGCACCATCGGAGTGATCACTAAGCTGGACCTGATGGATGCAGGGACGGACGCTCGGCAGATCCTGGAGAACAGGCTGCTTCCCCTGcgcagag gtTACATCGGCGTGGTGAACCGCAGTCAGAAGGACATCGACGGGAAGAAAGACGTGGGCGCCGCTCTGCTGGCTGAGCACAAGTTCTTCCTGACGCACCCTGCCTACAGACACATGGCCGACCGCATGGGCACACCATACCTCCAGAGAGTGCTGAACCag CAACTGACGAATCACATCAGAGAGACTCTGCCGGCCGTCCGCGGTCATCTTCAGGAGCAGCTGCTCGCCCTGAACCGAGAGGCCGAGGAGTACCAACACTTCAGTCCAGACGACCCGGCACGCAGGACCAAGACCCTGCTCCA GTTGGTTCAGCGTCTCTCTGTGGACTTTGAGAAGCTGATCGAGGGGACAGGAGATGAAGTGGACACGGTTAATCTGTCAGCGGGAGCGAAAATCAACCGGATCTTCCACGAACGCTTCCCCTATGAACTGgtcaag ATGGAGTCGGACGAGAAGAAGCTGCGGAGAGAGATTAACTACGCCATCAGAAACATCCACGGTGTCAG gacgGGTCTGTTCACTCCTAACATGGCGTTTGAAGCCATCGTGAAGAAGCAGATATTGAGACTGAAGGGGCCGTGCTTTAAGTTCGTTGACATGGTCGGTCAGGAGCTCACCAATTCAGTGTATCAGTGTATCAACAAG ctcagctCGTTTCCCAAACTGCGGGATGAGACGGAGAAGATCGTGACCACAGAGATACGAGAGCAGGAGAGTAAATGCAGAGACCAG GTGCTGCTGCTCATCGACATCCAGCTGGCCTACGTTAACACTAAACATGAAGACTTCATCGGCTTCACTAA cgCTCAGAGGACAAATAACCACAACAACCAGAAGAATGTCACTGGGACTGCAGGAAACCAG GTGATAAGAAAAGGTTGGCTGACCATCAATAACCTCGGCATCATGAAGGGCGGAGCCAAAGAGTACTGGTTCATCCTGACAGCAGAGACTCTGTCCTGGTACAAAGACGACGAG gagaaggagaagaagtacATGCTCCCTCTGGACAACCTGAAGCTCAGAGACGTGGAGAAGAGCTTCATGTCCAGCAagttcctcttctccctcttcaaCACAGAGctaag GAACGTGTATAAGGACTATAGGAGTCTGGATCTGGCCTGCAGCTCTCAGGACGAGCTGGACGGCTGGAAGGCGTCTCTGCTGCAGGCCGGAGTTTACCCCGAGAGAGTCGCT GTGGACTCGGAGGGTAACGGATCTCCTGAGATCCTCTCAGACCCTCAGCTGGAGCGTCAGGTGGAGACAATCCGCAGCCTGGTGGAGTCCTACATGAGCATCATCTATAAGACCATCAAAGACCTGATGCCGAAGACCATCATGCACCTGATGATCAACagt GTGAAGGAGTTCATCAGCTCGGAGCTCCTGGCTCAGCTGTACGCTCTGGGAGAAGGAGGCGCTCTGATGGATGagtcagcagagcagcagcagcaccgccAGGAGGTGCTCAGCAAGCACGCCGCCCTGAAGGAGGCGCTGTCTGTCATCGGACAGatctccacctccacctgcacCACCCCTCTGCCTCCACCTGTGGACTCCTCCTGGATCCAGCCctccag tgtCACTCCTAAGAAGTCAGCAGCCAGCAACAGACCTGTGGGTCGAGGTCAGGCTCCGTCTGCACCCCGCCTGCCCCCACACAGTGGACCCACTGCTCCCCCTAGCATGAGCGGCCTTCAGCAGCCCACCAGCCAACCACACCGCCCCCCACCCAGCGTGCCAAG GAGGAATCCACCGGCCATCCCAAACGGGAAATAA
- the pigc gene encoding LOW QUALITY PROTEIN: phosphatidylinositol N-acetylglucosaminyltransferase subunit C (The sequence of the model RefSeq protein was modified relative to this genomic sequence to represent the inferred CDS: inserted 1 base in 1 codon) produces the protein MVLHFRADDRSGWDLAPELNTTPVQGDGARRGPGASCALEEGSVERQPFPDNYVDQRFLEELRXNEGIRQYRYWAVVREAGFVGQQLSCVAISSLCGLHGAGSAVSRDSPVEQPGLRPAGLWTVPVPVVSGDIGCEPRTRLADLQSAAIFLSFTFGFSPVLKTLTESVSTDTVYAMSAVMLLAHLASFPYAHPSPPGSLSLNAALFASVCLASRLPGALHTFAMLSCALMVFALWPCLLQRLRENAPGHFTGVCVGCVWEGGGAGVTVTRGRCAAGPGIRECDFSLPAAVSVSAETQRQIQGPWDEAEIHEDLSHLT, from the exons ATGGTGCTTCACTTCCGGGCTGATGACAGGTCGGGTTGGGACCTAGCTCCAGAGCTAAACACAACACCGGTCCAG ggtgATGGGGCCAGACGTGGCCCCGGGGCCAGCTGTGCCCTGGAGGAAGGTTCTGTGGAACGCCAGCCATTCCCCGATAACTACGTGGACCAGCGGTTcctggaggagctga agaacGAGGGGATCAGACAGTACAGATACTGGGCGGTGGTGAGGGAGGCCGGCTTTGTGGGGCAGCAGCTGTCCTGTGTGGccatctcatctctctgtggcCTACATGGAGCAG GGTCTGCTGTCTCCAGAGACTCTCCTGTGGAGCAGCCTGGTCTGCGCCCTGCTGGGTTATGGACTGTACCAGTCCCTGTCGTCTCAGGCGATATCGGCTGCGAGCCTCGGACTCGTCTGGCTGACCTTCAGAGCGCTGCgatctttctctccttcacctTCGGCTTCTCTCCGGTCCTGAAGACGCTCACTGAGTCCGTGAGCACAGACACCGTGTACGCCATGTCCGCCGTCATGCTCCTCGCACACCTGGCGTCCTTCCCCTACGCCCACCCATCCCCGCCGGGCAGCCTGTCCCTGAACGCAGCCCTGTTCGCCTCAGTGTGTCTGGCCTCGAGGTTACCTGGCGCTCTGCACACCTTCGCCATGCTGAGCTGTGCCCTGATGGTGTTCGCCCTGTGGCCATGCCTGCTGCAGAGGCTCAGGGAGAACGCACCCGGACATTTCACAggggtgtgtgtggggtgtgtgtgggagggtggTGGGGCTGGGGTCACAGTCACCAGGGGGCGCTGTGCTGCTGGCCCTGGCATTAGGGAGTGTGACTTTTCTCTGCCCGCTGCTGttagtgtgtctgcagagacacaaagacaaatccAGGGTCCATGGGACGAGGCCGAGATCCACGAGGACCTGAGCCACCTGACCTGA
- the tmed5 gene encoding LOW QUALITY PROTEIN: transmembrane emp24 domain-containing protein 5 (The sequence of the model RefSeq protein was modified relative to this genomic sequence to represent the inferred CDS: deleted 2 bases in 1 codon; substituted 2 bases at 2 genomic stop codons), protein MEVSRVILRVLSVLVALFSDRLVVLAGFSQSFDSDFTFTLSPGRKECFYQTMKKDGSLEIEYQVLDGGSLDVDFIIASPSGQVLFSDYRKSDGVTQDGDYMFCFDNTFSSVSEKLIFFELILDNMNTSEDPDDWKEYVQAXTCWTXRLEDIMEAINNVKARLGKSVQIQTLLRAFEARDRNLQESNFDRVNFWSVFNMVVMMMVSAVQVYLVRSLFDDKRKIRT, encoded by the exons ATGGAGGTGTCCCGGGTCATCCTGCGTGTGCTGTCCGTGTTGGTCGCTCTGTTCTCGGACAGGTTGGTGGTGCTGGCGGGCTTCTCGCAGTCCTTCGACAGCGACTTCACGTTCACTCTGTCCCCCGGTCGGAAGGAGTGTTTCTACCAGACTATGAAGAAGGATGGCTCTCTGGAAATTGAATATCAG GTGTTAGATGGTGGAAGTCTGGATGTAGACTTCATAATCGCCTCTCCATCTGGTCAAGTCCTGTTCAGTGACTACCGCAAGTCAGACGGAGTGACAC AAGACGGAGACTACATGTTCTGCTTCGACAACACGTTCAGCTCTGTCTCTGAGAAGCTCATCTTCTTTGAGCTGATCCTGGACAACATGAACACAAGTGAAGACCCCGATGACTGGAAGGAGTACGTTCAAGCATAGACATGCTGGACATGAAGGCTGGAGGACATCATG GAAGCCATCAACAACGTGAAGGCCCGTTTAGGGAAGAGCGTTCAGATCCAGACGCTG CTGCGGGCGTTCGAGGCTCGGGACAGGAACCTCCAGGAGAGTAACTTTGACCGAGTGAACTTCTGGTCGGTGTTCAATATGGTTGTCATGATGATGGTTTCTGCGGTTCAGGTGTACCTGGTCCGCTCACTGTTTGATGACAAGAGGAAAATCCGCACATAA